From Achromobacter spanius, a single genomic window includes:
- a CDS encoding succinate dehydrogenase iron-sulfur subunit — MSNKRIVKFEIYRYDPDKDERPYMQKLDVELQPTDKMLLDALVRIKNDVDDSLALRRSCREGVCGSDAMNINGKNGLACTTNLRELKEPIVLRPLPGLPVIRDLIVDMTHFFNQYHSIRPYLINDTPPPEKERLQSPEAREELDGLYECILCACCSTSCPSFWWNPDKFVGPAGLLQAYRFIADSRDEATGDRLDNLEDPYRLFRCHTIMNCVDVCPKGLNPTKAIGKIKELMVRRTV, encoded by the coding sequence ATGAGCAACAAGAGAATCGTCAAGTTCGAAATCTACCGCTACGATCCGGACAAGGACGAGCGTCCCTACATGCAGAAGCTGGACGTCGAACTCCAGCCCACCGACAAGATGCTGCTCGATGCGCTGGTGCGCATCAAGAACGACGTCGATGACAGCCTGGCCCTGCGCCGCTCGTGCCGTGAAGGCGTGTGCGGTTCCGACGCCATGAACATCAACGGCAAGAACGGTCTGGCCTGCACGACGAACCTGCGCGAACTGAAGGAACCGATCGTCCTGCGTCCGCTGCCCGGCCTGCCGGTCATCCGCGACCTGATCGTGGACATGACGCACTTCTTCAACCAGTACCACTCGATCCGCCCGTACCTCATCAACGACACGCCGCCGCCCGAAAAAGAGCGTCTGCAGTCGCCCGAGGCGCGCGAAGAGCTGGACGGTCTGTACGAGTGCATCCTGTGCGCGTGCTGTTCCACTTCCTGCCCGTCGTTCTGGTGGAATCCGGACAAGTTCGTCGGCCCGGCCGGCCTGCTGCAAGCCTACCGCTTCATCGCCGACAGCCGCGACGAAGCCACCGGCGATCGCCTGGACAACCTGGAAGATCCGTACCGTCTGTTCCGTTGCCACACGATCATGAACTGCGTCGACGTCTGTCCCAAGGGACTGAACCCGACCAAGGCGATCGGCAAGATCAAGGAACTGATGGTCCGCCGCACGGTCTAG
- a CDS encoding succinate dehydrogenase assembly factor 2, whose protein sequence is MSRLTELERARLRWRARRGLLENDLIITRYLDAHEAELTDDDVAALTQLFEMGDNDLLDLLLARKELEGELDTPRLRGIIGQMRAL, encoded by the coding sequence ATGAGCAGGCTGACTGAACTGGAGCGGGCGCGACTGCGTTGGCGGGCGCGCCGCGGCCTGCTCGAAAACGACTTGATCATCACCCGGTATCTGGATGCCCACGAGGCTGAACTTACCGATGATGATGTGGCCGCATTGACCCAGCTTTTCGAGATGGGAGACAACGATCTTCTCGATCTGCTGCTGGCCCGTAAGGAACTCGAAGGCGAGCTGGATACACCCAGGCTTCGAGGCATTATTGGCCAGATGCGCGCGCTCTGA
- a CDS encoding citrate synthase, which translates to MNLSDKKATLSFSDGSAPIEFPVYKGTVGPDVIDIRKLYGQTGMFTFDPGFMSTAACESGITYIDGDKGELLYRGYPIEQLAVNCDFMDICYLILNGELPNQEQKADFDSQVTHHTMVNEQLHFFLRGFRRDAHPMAVLTGLVGALSAFYHDSTDITNPQHRHISAIRLIAKMPTLVAMAYKYSQGQPFIYPQNDLSYTGNFLRMMFATPCEDYKVNEVVERALDRIFILHADHEQNASTSTVRLCGSSGTNPFAAISAGVACLWGPAHGGANEACLQMLEELQANGGIDKVGEFMEKVKDKNSGVRLMGFGHRVYKNYDPRAKLMQETCKEVLSALGLENDPLFKLAMELERIALSDPYFVQRKLYPNVDFYSGIVQRAIGIPTSLFTAIFALARTVGWIAQWNEMLSDPDYKIGRPRQLFTGSVTRDVPPMDKR; encoded by the coding sequence ATGAACCTGTCTGACAAAAAAGCCACTCTGTCCTTCTCGGATGGCAGCGCACCCATTGAGTTCCCTGTCTACAAGGGCACGGTCGGTCCGGATGTGATCGACATCCGCAAGCTTTACGGCCAGACGGGCATGTTCACGTTTGACCCCGGCTTCATGTCGACGGCTGCCTGCGAATCGGGCATCACGTACATTGACGGCGACAAGGGCGAACTGCTGTACCGCGGCTACCCGATCGAACAGCTGGCCGTGAACTGCGACTTCATGGACATTTGCTACCTGATCCTGAACGGCGAACTGCCCAACCAGGAACAGAAGGCCGATTTCGACTCGCAAGTGACCCATCACACGATGGTCAACGAGCAGCTGCATTTCTTCCTGCGTGGTTTCCGCCGCGACGCCCACCCGATGGCCGTCCTGACGGGTCTGGTTGGCGCGCTGTCCGCGTTCTACCACGACTCCACCGACATCACGAACCCGCAGCATCGCCACATCTCGGCCATCCGCCTGATCGCCAAGATGCCGACGCTGGTTGCGATGGCGTACAAGTACTCGCAAGGCCAACCGTTCATCTACCCGCAGAACGACCTGTCCTACACGGGCAACTTCCTGCGCATGATGTTCGCCACGCCGTGCGAAGACTACAAGGTCAATGAAGTCGTCGAGCGCGCGCTGGACCGCATCTTCATCCTGCACGCTGACCACGAGCAAAACGCCTCCACCTCGACCGTGCGCCTGTGCGGTTCGTCGGGCACCAACCCGTTCGCCGCGATCTCGGCTGGCGTGGCTTGCCTGTGGGGCCCGGCTCACGGCGGCGCCAACGAAGCTTGCCTGCAGATGCTCGAAGAACTGCAAGCCAACGGCGGCATCGACAAGGTCGGCGAGTTCATGGAGAAGGTCAAGGACAAGAACTCGGGCGTGCGCCTGATGGGCTTTGGCCACCGTGTCTACAAGAACTACGACCCGCGCGCCAAGCTGATGCAGGAAACCTGCAAGGAAGTGCTCTCGGCCCTGGGCCTGGAAAACGACCCGCTGTTCAAGCTGGCCATGGAACTGGAACGCATCGCCCTGTCGGATCCGTACTTCGTCCAGCGCAAGCTGTACCCGAACGTGGACTTCTACTCGGGTATCGTCCAGCGCGCCATCGGCATCCCGACCTCGCTGTTCACGGCCATCTTCGCGCTGGCCCGCACGGTGGGCTGGATCGCCCAGTGGAACGAAATGCTGTCGGATCCCGACTACAAGATCGGCCGTCCGCGCCAGCTGTTCACCGGTTCGGTCACGCGCGACGTGCCCCCGATGGACAAGCGTTAA
- a CDS encoding fimbrial protein, with amino-acid sequence MKTSIKKFQLHAALVLLAGLGPATTWAAATCSPTISAIVIDTLAPISSPRDAAPGTPLSGWHESEASTNWYNCTASDGTSTGIGMNVSLSATGQTKVVDGKLYNVYATGVNGIGVIVGGQSYAHTCGWTDGGYGPLPNNTWRARACNGQGDVSNGGQLRVMFVQTGPIAAGTLPQTRIAGARSVHQPLGSDHPVLLPGAAMINVFITGMSVRSQACSTSDVSVFLGLPKVSDFSGKGSSIKAAPFEISLNNCPSGLKAIHYQIDAVTPIVDNANAVVDLDGSSSAAGIGIQLLDGDGNPALLGTKRPFSGYNGATGGNFKIPFRARYRQTGDTITPGSATSAVTFTMSYL; translated from the coding sequence ATGAAAACGTCGATCAAGAAATTCCAACTCCATGCCGCGCTTGTTCTGCTTGCAGGATTGGGGCCAGCCACTACCTGGGCCGCGGCGACCTGCAGTCCGACGATAAGCGCGATCGTCATCGACACCCTGGCACCCATTTCTTCTCCGCGAGATGCAGCCCCCGGCACACCCCTGTCCGGATGGCACGAATCCGAGGCGTCGACAAATTGGTACAACTGCACCGCATCCGACGGTACCAGCACGGGGATAGGAATGAACGTGTCCCTATCTGCCACCGGCCAAACCAAGGTGGTCGACGGCAAGCTCTACAACGTCTACGCGACAGGCGTCAATGGCATAGGAGTCATCGTCGGTGGGCAGTCCTATGCCCACACCTGCGGGTGGACAGATGGAGGCTACGGACCATTGCCCAACAATACCTGGCGTGCAAGGGCATGCAATGGGCAAGGCGACGTCTCCAACGGTGGACAGTTGCGCGTCATGTTCGTACAAACCGGACCTATCGCCGCCGGCACATTGCCGCAAACAAGGATCGCCGGGGCGCGGTCAGTTCATCAACCGCTAGGCAGCGACCATCCGGTGCTGTTGCCAGGCGCGGCGATGATCAATGTGTTCATCACGGGAATGTCGGTCCGTTCTCAGGCTTGTTCCACCTCCGACGTCTCCGTATTCCTTGGCTTACCCAAGGTTTCGGACTTCTCAGGCAAAGGGTCGTCCATTAAAGCCGCCCCATTCGAAATTTCGTTGAACAACTGCCCATCGGGATTGAAAGCCATCCACTACCAGATTGACGCCGTCACGCCGATCGTGGACAACGCCAACGCGGTGGTAGATCTGGATGGCAGCTCTTCGGCTGCGGGCATCGGTATCCAATTGCTCGATGGCGACGGAAATCCGGCTCTCCTGGGCACGAAGCGGCCATTTTCCGGATACAACGGGGCGACGGGAGGCAACTTCAAGATCCCCTTTCGGGCCAGATACCGTCAAACCGGCGACACGATCACGCCCGGCTCCGCAACCTCGGCGGTGACCTTCACGATGAGCTACCTGTGA
- a CDS encoding fimbria/pilus outer membrane usher protein, whose translation MGSELAALDTEVEFNDTFLKGSSVDVRQFARSNSLTPGIHRLDVLVNDRWLGRYDVRIGRPSSGLAWMQPCFDQALTEHVGIDLSKVDASITARLDSGHCIAISDLVKDARADVDVGEQRVNMRVPQASLHRQGRGSVDPAHWDEGITAALFNYNANFYQSRSYQTTTTQGYAGLNAGANIGAWRFRHTGNVTHGSEMGTRYQSVQTNLRRNLTSIKSQLIIGDAFTDGSTFDSVGFRGVQLSSDDRMYPDSQRGFAPTIRGIASTNARVQIRQNGNIIHETTVAPGAFIIDDLYATGYGGDLEVVVNEADGRVLVSRVPFSGAVNSLRPGVTRYSVTAGQYRNPQSLDRPWMAQATVQHGISNLVTAYGGLTAAQGYGAVLGGAALNTAFGAFGLDITQAATRLPKEENRNGQSVRLSYSKFLEPTRTSVTLAAYRYSSRGYLSLADAMARRSPHAQLPSPDQYATQRGRLQATINQSLPPGYGSLHFSGSTQNYWDQPGRDTQIQAGYSNSYKSVNYGVSVSRQLNVGMQEWNNQIMLNLGIPLGHGRNHLYASTSLQRGSDGSGNIQQSIAGSLGAHNEFNYGLSAGRSTTRHGLANTNVAANAAYITPVATVSASAGTSPNYSQQGVGISGGIVAYGGGVVFTPTAGETLAIVEAKDAAGARVLNGTGLRLDASGRAVISTLMPYARNSIELDPKGLPLNIELKATDQHVAPTAGAVVRLSFETEDTGNAALLTVVSSNGVALPFGADVLDAAGTRVGVVAQGGRILARGLKSDSGTLTVKWGAGDAQACTFDYTFPAQRPVVDASLLQISDLVCEAPDPTTIARHSR comes from the coding sequence ATGGGTTCCGAGCTTGCGGCGCTGGACACCGAGGTGGAGTTCAATGACACCTTTCTGAAGGGTTCCAGCGTGGACGTGCGCCAGTTTGCGCGATCGAACAGCCTGACACCGGGAATCCACCGTCTTGATGTGCTGGTCAACGACCGCTGGCTGGGGCGATATGACGTGCGCATTGGCAGGCCTTCGTCAGGCTTGGCATGGATGCAGCCGTGTTTCGACCAGGCGCTTACTGAACACGTGGGGATCGACCTGAGCAAGGTGGACGCCAGCATTACCGCGCGGTTGGACAGTGGGCACTGTATTGCAATATCAGACCTCGTCAAGGACGCCCGCGCCGACGTCGATGTCGGTGAACAGCGCGTCAACATGAGGGTCCCGCAAGCGTCGCTGCACCGGCAGGGGCGTGGTTCTGTGGACCCAGCGCATTGGGATGAAGGCATCACTGCAGCGCTGTTCAATTACAACGCAAACTTCTACCAATCACGTTCCTACCAAACGACCACCACACAGGGCTACGCGGGGCTGAATGCAGGCGCGAACATCGGCGCCTGGCGGTTTCGGCACACCGGTAATGTGACCCATGGCAGCGAGATGGGCACCCGGTATCAAAGCGTGCAGACCAACCTGCGGCGCAATTTGACCAGCATCAAAAGCCAGTTGATCATCGGCGACGCGTTTACGGATGGGTCCACCTTCGACAGCGTCGGGTTTCGTGGCGTGCAGCTATCCAGCGACGATCGCATGTACCCGGACTCGCAGCGCGGCTTTGCACCGACCATCCGCGGGATCGCAAGCACCAACGCGCGCGTCCAGATCCGTCAGAACGGCAACATCATCCACGAAACGACGGTCGCGCCCGGCGCATTCATCATTGACGACCTCTATGCCACTGGATACGGCGGCGACCTGGAAGTCGTCGTCAACGAAGCCGATGGCCGCGTCCTGGTGTCCAGGGTCCCTTTCTCCGGCGCAGTGAATTCCTTGCGTCCCGGCGTTACCCGATACAGCGTTACGGCGGGCCAGTACCGCAATCCTCAGTCCCTGGATCGGCCCTGGATGGCGCAGGCGACGGTGCAGCATGGCATCAGCAATCTCGTGACGGCGTACGGCGGACTGACCGCTGCGCAAGGCTACGGCGCCGTATTGGGTGGCGCGGCGCTGAATACAGCCTTCGGCGCATTCGGGCTGGATATCACGCAGGCGGCCACGCGCCTTCCCAAAGAGGAAAACCGTAATGGGCAAAGCGTCAGGCTGAGCTATTCCAAGTTTCTTGAACCCACCAGGACCAGCGTCACGCTTGCCGCCTACCGCTATTCCAGCCGAGGCTACCTGAGCCTGGCAGATGCAATGGCGCGGAGATCCCCGCATGCGCAGCTACCAAGCCCCGACCAGTACGCGACGCAGCGCGGGCGCCTGCAGGCGACGATCAACCAAAGCCTGCCTCCCGGCTACGGATCTCTTCATTTCAGCGGATCAACCCAGAACTACTGGGATCAACCGGGCCGCGACACGCAGATTCAGGCCGGCTACAGCAATAGCTACAAGAGCGTGAACTACGGCGTTTCAGTGTCTCGCCAGCTCAATGTGGGCATGCAGGAGTGGAACAATCAGATCATGCTCAATCTGGGCATTCCGCTCGGCCATGGACGAAACCATCTCTACGCCTCGACCAGCCTGCAAAGAGGCTCGGATGGATCGGGCAATATCCAGCAATCCATCGCCGGAAGCCTGGGCGCCCATAACGAATTCAACTATGGCTTAAGCGCCGGCCGCAGCACGACGCGCCATGGACTGGCCAACACCAACGTAGCAGCCAATGCGGCCTACATAACACCTGTCGCCACAGTGTCCGCCAGCGCCGGCACCAGTCCAAACTACTCGCAACAGGGCGTGGGCATTTCCGGAGGCATCGTCGCTTACGGCGGCGGCGTCGTGTTCACGCCAACCGCCGGCGAAACGCTCGCTATCGTCGAGGCGAAAGACGCCGCAGGCGCCCGGGTGCTCAACGGCACCGGATTGCGTCTGGACGCCTCGGGCCGGGCGGTGATATCGACCCTGATGCCCTATGCCAGAAACAGCATCGAGCTCGATCCCAAGGGCCTGCCCTTGAATATCGAGCTCAAAGCGACCGATCAGCACGTGGCGCCCACAGCCGGTGCGGTGGTCCGCTTGAGTTTCGAGACCGAAGACACGGGAAATGCGGCATTGCTGACGGTGGTTTCGAGCAATGGCGTTGCCCTGCCCTTTGGCGCCGACGTCCTGGACGCGGCGGGGACGCGTGTCGGCGTCGTGGCGCAAGGGGGCCGCATCCTGGCGCGCGGACTGAAATCCGACAGCGGCACCTTGACCGTCAAGTGGGGCGCGGGCGATGCCCAAGCGTGCACGTTCGATTACACGTTTCCGGCGCAGCGTCCGGTGGTGGACGCATCCCTGCTGCAGATCAGCGACCTGGTGTGCGAAGCGCCAGATCCAACCACAATAGCCAGGCATTCACGATGA
- a CDS encoding fimbria/pilus periplasmic chaperone: MSTFQVILAAGAFAACMVAASPTAASVVIGGTRIIYEAGQAEVNVRLKNEGAQPALTQTWIDTGDSTAAPGSIHVPFIVTPPVTRIDQGKGQTLRLMHTGEAMAQHKESLYWLNVLEIPPKDKNGHNLLQMAFRSRIKLFYRPAGLEGKADDAPAQVTWRLVKSGSHSAVEATNPTPYHITFVEIDVVGGGKRATFTEGDMLAPGETKALPLSGDVAPGTHTEVVYRYLNDYGGAVTGTRALAPT; encoded by the coding sequence ATGAGCACGTTCCAAGTAATTCTTGCGGCAGGGGCCTTCGCTGCCTGTATGGTCGCTGCCTCGCCAACCGCTGCATCCGTCGTCATCGGTGGTACTCGAATTATTTATGAAGCCGGGCAAGCTGAAGTCAACGTCAGACTGAAGAACGAGGGCGCGCAGCCCGCGCTCACGCAAACCTGGATCGACACGGGGGACAGCACGGCCGCGCCGGGTTCCATTCATGTGCCGTTCATCGTCACTCCCCCCGTCACCCGCATTGACCAGGGCAAGGGCCAGACGCTGCGTCTGATGCATACAGGCGAAGCAATGGCTCAACACAAGGAGTCCCTGTACTGGCTCAACGTGCTGGAGATTCCCCCCAAAGACAAGAACGGCCATAACCTGCTGCAGATGGCTTTTCGCTCTCGCATCAAGCTGTTTTATCGTCCCGCAGGACTCGAAGGCAAGGCGGATGACGCACCGGCGCAGGTCACCTGGCGTCTCGTCAAATCCGGCTCGCACAGCGCCGTCGAAGCCACCAATCCCACGCCTTATCACATCACCTTCGTCGAAATCGATGTCGTCGGCGGGGGCAAGCGGGCGACATTCACCGAGGGCGACATGTTGGCGCCTGGCGAGACCAAAGCACTGCCCCTGTCAGGCGACGTTGCTCCGGGAACGCACACCGAAGTCGTATACCGCTACTTGAACGACTACGGCGGTGCCGTCACGGGCACACGAGCCCTCGCGCCTACCTGA
- a CDS encoding fimbrial protein: MKSKMCVAMAFGFLASLSQPAFAIDGTITFTGAVSANTCTINGNSTGSQSFNVLLPTVGVDSLISQGQTAGNTPFVIRLSACTPNTGTVRVHFEPGANGNTVTGNLTTAAGGAGNVEVRLLNSDESAINVTVADGSQNSKSIVLASGEATLRYIAQYFATGQASPGTVTATAKYTIVYQ, translated from the coding sequence ATGAAATCCAAGATGTGTGTTGCGATGGCCTTTGGATTCCTCGCTTCGCTTTCGCAGCCGGCATTCGCAATCGACGGCACAATCACTTTTACCGGCGCCGTGTCTGCCAACACCTGCACGATCAATGGCAACAGCACCGGCAGCCAAAGCTTCAACGTCCTTCTGCCTACGGTCGGCGTCGACTCCTTGATCTCGCAAGGCCAGACCGCGGGTAACACCCCGTTCGTCATTCGTCTGTCGGCTTGCACCCCGAACACGGGCACGGTTCGCGTCCACTTCGAACCCGGCGCCAATGGCAACACCGTCACGGGCAATCTCACCACCGCCGCCGGCGGGGCCGGCAATGTTGAAGTCCGCCTTCTGAACAGCGATGAATCCGCCATCAACGTCACCGTTGCCGACGGCTCCCAAAACTCCAAGTCCATCGTCCTGGCCAGCGGCGAGGCAACGCTCAGGTACATCGCGCAGTATTTTGCGACCGGACAGGCCAGCCCCGGCACGGTCACCGCAACCGCCAAGTACACCATCGTCTATCAGTAA
- a CDS encoding fimbrial protein, protein MKKTILLAATGLLALLGSTTSWASATCTQTTSSVSVDTPPHITVPRDAVIGTALTGWLTTDATTNWFNCTVSQGGGTGTGMRALIPSAGQTKVVDGITYDVFATGVDGLGIIIGGRAYTNGCGWGAFQAFNQNWRGVGCNTAGAVTNGGQLRAMYIKTGPVATGITSPLTIASAVSISNQEGGSPVPNLSLEIKFVTMPTLLMSQACTTPDVSVSLGSPKASVFTGKGSSSQLVPFDISLNGCPAGMSAIHYQIDAVTPIVDAANAVVGLDANSTATGVGVQLLDANGNPAVLGTMLPFAGYNGAAGGSFKIPFRASYRQVGDKVTPGSANSAVTFTMNYL, encoded by the coding sequence ATGAAAAAGACCATCCTGCTTGCTGCGACGGGGCTGCTTGCCCTGCTGGGCTCCACCACCTCGTGGGCCTCCGCGACCTGCACCCAGACGACAAGCTCGGTTTCGGTGGACACGCCGCCCCACATCACGGTACCTCGGGATGCGGTCATTGGCACGGCCCTCACCGGCTGGCTGACAACCGACGCCACCACTAACTGGTTCAATTGCACCGTTTCTCAGGGCGGCGGCACGGGAACGGGTATGCGCGCGCTCATTCCCAGCGCAGGCCAGACGAAGGTGGTCGACGGAATCACCTACGACGTCTTCGCGACTGGCGTAGATGGCCTCGGCATCATCATCGGCGGGCGTGCCTACACCAACGGCTGCGGGTGGGGAGCGTTCCAGGCCTTCAACCAGAATTGGCGAGGGGTTGGATGCAACACAGCAGGCGCCGTCACCAACGGCGGTCAGCTTCGCGCGATGTACATCAAAACCGGACCGGTGGCCACCGGCATTACTTCACCGTTGACTATTGCGTCGGCGGTATCGATATCGAATCAGGAAGGGGGCAGCCCCGTCCCAAATCTGAGCCTCGAAATCAAGTTCGTCACCATGCCGACGCTGTTGATGTCGCAAGCCTGCACCACGCCCGACGTTTCTGTATCTCTCGGTTCCCCCAAGGCGTCGGTCTTCACGGGCAAGGGTTCGTCCAGTCAGCTTGTTCCATTCGATATATCGTTGAATGGCTGCCCGGCCGGAATGAGCGCCATCCACTACCAGATCGACGCCGTCACTCCCATCGTGGACGCCGCAAACGCGGTCGTCGGCCTGGACGCGAATTCAACGGCCACGGGCGTCGGCGTCCAGTTGCTGGACGCCAACGGAAATCCCGCGGTGCTGGGCACGATGCTGCCGTTTGCCGGTTACAACGGCGCGGCGGGTGGCAGCTTCAAGATCCCCTTTCGGGCGAGCTACCGTCAGGTCGGCGACAAGGTCACGCCCGGCTCGGCCAACTCGGCGGTGACGTTCACGATGAACTACCTGTAG
- a CDS encoding fimbria/pilus outer membrane usher protein codes for MKPLATTPHFALAAITLSLLSATAWATGTELAALDADVEFNDAFLGGANVDVSQFARSNSAIPGTYRLDVLVNDRWLGRSDVRLGKPSGSAPLQACFDQALVEQVGIDLTKIDAALAARLTGNECVALAELVKEARAEFDAGEQRLNVTVPQASLVRQGRGYVDPKHWDEGVPAGLLNYNTNFYTSRANGKTSTQSFAGLNAGANAGPWRFRHSGNATKGSKSGLQYQSVQTNLRRNITGMKSQLVIGDAFTDGSTFDSVGFRGVQMSSDDRMYPESQRGFAPTLRGIANTNARVQVRQNGNIIYETTVAPGPFVIDDLYATGYGGDLEMVVNEADGRVLVSRVPFSGAVNSLRPGVTRYSVTAGQYRTPQTADRPLMAQATAQHGINNLVTAYGGLTGAQGYAAAMGGAALNTDFGAFGLDVTQAATRLPKEKNRNGQSVKLSYSKFLAPTSTSLTLGAYRYSSRGYLSMADAMELRSRQEQGQGAGQYGTQRGRLQATINQNLPQGYGSVHFTGSTQDYWDKPGRDTQIQAGYSNSYKRVNYSVSATRQLNVGTQKWDNQVMLNVGIPLGRHQNPVYASTSMQKGSDGSSSVQQSVAGSLGADNAFNYGVSAGRAMSSNGPANTNIAANASYNTPVTAVSANASTSSNYTQYGAGLSGGVVAYGGGVVMTPSAGETVAIVEAKDAAGARVLNHSGVRLDSKGRGIVSTLTPYAKNSIELDPKGLPLNVELKATEQHVAPTAGAVVRLSFETENTGSAALLTVATRNGEPLPFGADVQDADGNSVGVVAQGGRILARGLKATEGTLTVKWGADGVESCTFNYALPAQPSKDASLPQASGLLCEGPAPTRIAKN; via the coding sequence ATGAAACCTCTTGCCACCACGCCGCACTTCGCGCTTGCCGCGATCACGCTAAGCCTGCTCAGCGCAACTGCCTGGGCAACGGGCACCGAGCTCGCAGCCCTGGATGCGGACGTAGAGTTCAACGATGCCTTTCTGGGCGGGGCGAACGTGGACGTCAGCCAGTTCGCTCGCTCGAACAGCGCCATCCCGGGCACCTACCGCCTCGATGTGCTGGTGAACGACCGCTGGCTGGGGCGCTCCGATGTGCGCCTCGGCAAGCCGTCAGGCAGCGCGCCGCTTCAAGCGTGTTTCGACCAGGCGCTGGTTGAACAGGTCGGCATCGATCTGACCAAGATCGACGCCGCGCTTGCCGCGCGGCTGACCGGCAACGAATGCGTCGCGCTGGCCGAGCTGGTGAAGGAAGCGCGCGCGGAATTCGATGCGGGCGAACAGCGGCTGAACGTGACGGTGCCCCAGGCGTCGCTGGTGCGCCAGGGCCGCGGGTACGTCGACCCGAAGCATTGGGACGAAGGCGTGCCAGCCGGGCTACTGAACTACAACACCAACTTCTACACCTCGCGCGCCAACGGCAAGACGTCGACGCAGAGCTTTGCCGGTCTGAATGCAGGCGCGAACGCGGGCCCCTGGCGCTTCCGTCATTCCGGCAACGCAACGAAGGGCAGCAAGAGCGGCCTGCAGTATCAAAGCGTGCAGACCAACCTGCGCCGCAACATCACCGGCATGAAAAGCCAGCTGGTCATCGGCGACGCATTCACGGACGGGTCCACGTTCGACAGCGTCGGCTTTCGCGGCGTGCAGATGTCCAGCGACGATCGCATGTACCCAGAATCGCAACGCGGCTTCGCGCCCACCCTGCGCGGCATCGCCAACACCAACGCGCGCGTCCAGGTGCGCCAGAACGGCAACATCATCTACGAAACGACCGTGGCGCCCGGCCCCTTCGTCATCGACGACCTGTATGCCACGGGATACGGCGGCGATCTGGAAATGGTGGTCAACGAAGCCGACGGCCGCGTCCTGGTCTCGCGGGTTCCCTTCTCCGGCGCGGTGAATTCATTGCGCCCGGGCGTGACCCGCTACAGCGTCACCGCGGGCCAGTACCGCACGCCGCAGACGGCCGATCGGCCCCTGATGGCGCAAGCTACCGCGCAGCACGGCATCAACAACCTCGTGACCGCCTACGGCGGCCTGACCGGGGCGCAGGGCTACGCCGCGGCAATGGGCGGCGCTGCACTGAACACCGACTTCGGCGCGTTTGGCCTGGACGTCACCCAGGCGGCCACGCGCCTGCCCAAGGAAAAGAACCGCAACGGTCAAAGCGTCAAACTGAGCTACTCCAAGTTTCTGGCGCCCACCAGCACGAGCCTCACGCTGGGCGCCTACCGCTATTCCAGCCGAGGCTACCTCAGCATGGCCGACGCGATGGAACTGAGATCCCGCCAGGAGCAGGGGCAAGGCGCGGGCCAGTACGGAACGCAGCGCGGCCGCCTGCAGGCCACCATCAACCAGAACCTGCCGCAGGGTTACGGATCCGTCCATTTCACTGGATCGACGCAGGATTACTGGGATAAGCCCGGCCGCGACACGCAGATCCAGGCCGGCTACAGCAACAGCTACAAGCGCGTGAACTACAGCGTTTCGGCCACCCGTCAGCTCAACGTGGGCACCCAGAAGTGGGACAACCAGGTCATGCTCAACGTGGGCATTCCGCTGGGCCGCCATCAGAACCCGGTCTATGCGTCGACCAGCATGCAGAAGGGATCCGACGGATCGAGCAGCGTGCAGCAATCCGTGGCGGGCTCGCTCGGCGCCGATAACGCGTTCAACTACGGCGTCAGCGCCGGGCGCGCCATGTCGTCCAATGGTCCGGCCAACACCAACATCGCGGCGAACGCCTCGTACAACACGCCCGTGACCGCTGTCTCTGCCAACGCCAGCACCAGTTCCAACTACACGCAGTACGGCGCAGGCCTGTCCGGCGGCGTCGTGGCCTATGGCGGCGGCGTCGTGATGACGCCGTCCGCCGGCGAAACGGTGGCCATTGTCGAGGCGAAAGACGCCGCCGGCGCACGGGTGCTGAACCACAGCGGGGTGCGCCTGGACTCCAAGGGCCGCGGGATCGTCTCGACGCTGACGCCTTACGCCAAGAACAGCATCGAGCTCGACCCCAAGGGCCTGCCGCTGAATGTCGAACTGAAGGCGACCGAGCAGCACGTGGCGCCCACCGCAGGTGCGGTGGTGCGTCTGAGCTTCGAAACCGAAAACACGGGAAGCGCGGCGCTGCTGACCGTGGCCACCCGCAACGGCGAGCCCCTGCCCTTTGGCGCGGACGTGCAGGACGCGGACGGAAACAGCGTGGGCGTCGTGGCGCAAGGCGGTCGCATCCTGGCCCGGGGCCTGAAGGCCACCGAAGGCACGCTGACCGTGAAGTGGGGTGCGGACGGTGTCGAAAGCTGCACGTTCAACTACGCCCTTCCCGCGCAGCCTTCCAAGGATGCATCGCTGCCTCAGGCTAGCGGACTGCTCTGCGAGGGGCCGGCGCCCACCCGGATAGCCAAAAACTAA